Proteins from a genomic interval of Providencia stuartii:
- a CDS encoding protein disulfide oxidoreductase, producing the protein MARLRKWSKEIIGLVVILFIVFTVMDFWRKPESLAPVLLEPQMLATGDSVSLAELSKKQPVLVYFWATWCGVCKITSPTVADIAKSGVPVISVAIRSGDSQRLLVGMEKKDLNFPVINDMNGQLANAVGISATPTFMIIDKGEMVSFTSGYTSYWGLKARLWMASF; encoded by the coding sequence ATGGCTAGACTGAGAAAGTGGTCAAAAGAAATTATTGGTTTGGTGGTGATTCTGTTCATCGTCTTTACGGTAATGGATTTTTGGCGAAAACCTGAAAGCCTAGCTCCCGTTTTGCTTGAGCCACAAATGCTTGCAACAGGCGATAGTGTCTCGTTAGCAGAATTAAGCAAAAAACAGCCTGTTTTGGTTTATTTTTGGGCAACTTGGTGTGGGGTGTGTAAAATCACCTCACCGACTGTTGCTGATATAGCCAAATCAGGTGTTCCTGTTATTTCTGTTGCGATACGTTCAGGTGATAGCCAACGCTTGTTGGTGGGAATGGAAAAAAAGGACCTTAATTTTCCTGTCATTAATGACATGAATGGGCAACTCGCTAATGCCGTTGGTATAAGTGCTACGCCGACATTTATGATTATTGATAAAGGTGAAATGGTCAGTTTTACCAGTGGCTACACTAGCTATTGGGGACTTAAAGCACGCCTGTGGATGGCTTCTTTTTAA
- a CDS encoding DsbA family protein: protein MKKTIVAVLFSSLVFGATAHAAPLTADQEAQVRKLVRDTLVENPEILEEAIVALQAKQGEKQQAQMKETLKAEHDKLFNDPASPRIGAKDAKLVLVNFTDYNCPFCKRFDPQLEEIVKKYPDVAVVIKPLPFKGKTSVESSQLALTLWEKDPKAFQALHQKFMQKQGMLTDENIKQALKATGNEKLVANDKSMETIRTNMMLAEKLGVNGTPATLVGDEMIPGAIDTQQLEAIVKAQLEKVK, encoded by the coding sequence ATGAAAAAAACGATTGTAGCTGTCCTGTTTTCATCGCTAGTGTTTGGTGCAACTGCTCATGCGGCTCCATTAACAGCAGACCAAGAAGCGCAAGTTCGCAAACTGGTACGTGATACGTTGGTTGAAAATCCTGAAATACTAGAAGAAGCGATTGTTGCGTTGCAAGCTAAACAAGGCGAAAAGCAGCAAGCGCAGATGAAAGAAACCCTTAAAGCTGAGCATGATAAGCTGTTTAATGACCCTGCAAGCCCTCGTATCGGTGCTAAAGACGCTAAATTAGTTTTAGTTAACTTTACCGATTATAACTGTCCATTCTGTAAGCGTTTTGACCCTCAGTTAGAAGAGATAGTGAAGAAATACCCAGATGTTGCGGTGGTGATAAAGCCACTACCATTTAAAGGTAAAACGTCTGTTGAATCTTCACAATTAGCGCTGACATTGTGGGAAAAAGATCCAAAAGCATTCCAAGCTTTGCATCAAAAATTTATGCAAAAACAAGGAATGTTAACGGATGAAAACATTAAGCAAGCATTGAAGGCAACAGGTAACGAGAAACTGGTTGCTAATGATAAGAGCATGGAGACTATCCGTACGAATATGATGTTGGCTGAAAAACTGGGGGTTAATGGGACACCTGCAACTCTAGTTGGCGATGAAATGATCCCAGGAGCTATTGATACTCAACAACTGGAAGCAATTGTTAAAGCGCAATTAGAAAAAGTTAAGTAA
- a CDS encoding NUDIX domain-containing protein → MNEQEYLAKYDRNAYLSPLVTVDGVLFTYHEETLKVLIVERANYPNKGMWGLPGGFIDETQDKTLEHAILRKLKEKTGVIPPYIEQLCTIGNDSRDKRGWSVTVCYTALIAYQACQHDIDSVESAKWVTIDEIENMSLAFDHNELYRQARERLKQKSLYSIVPGFALPDVFTLTELQRVHEVLIGKTLQKKSFRRRLEQADLLIDTGEKRQETGRPANLYRLKPESADYRFIRNLEF, encoded by the coding sequence ATGAATGAACAAGAATATTTAGCTAAATATGACAGAAACGCCTATCTTTCCCCGCTTGTCACTGTGGATGGCGTCCTGTTTACCTACCATGAAGAAACGCTGAAAGTATTGATTGTTGAACGCGCGAATTATCCGAATAAGGGGATGTGGGGATTACCTGGCGGGTTTATTGATGAAACTCAAGACAAAACACTTGAACACGCTATTTTACGCAAACTGAAAGAAAAAACGGGGGTCATCCCACCTTACATAGAACAACTCTGCACTATTGGTAATGATAGCCGAGATAAACGAGGCTGGTCAGTAACGGTTTGTTATACCGCTCTTATCGCCTATCAAGCATGCCAACACGATATTGATAGTGTTGAGTCGGCTAAATGGGTGACAATTGACGAAATTGAAAATATGTCACTGGCCTTTGACCATAATGAACTCTATCGACAAGCACGTGAACGATTAAAACAAAAATCGCTATATTCAATTGTGCCAGGATTTGCCTTACCTGACGTTTTCACACTGACAGAATTGCAACGCGTTCATGAAGTTCTCATTGGTAAAACGCTGCAAAAAAAATCTTTTCGTCGTCGCTTAGAACAAGCCGACTTATTAATTGATACCGGAGAGAAACGTCAAGAAACAGGTAGACCAGCAAACTTATATCGTCTAAAACCGGAATCAGCAGATTACCGTTTTATCCGTAATTTGGAGTTTTAA
- a CDS encoding SPFH domain-containing protein → MFNINYFKANSSSFIIKSVNGKVIKQGKGLSFWYNSATTSISVLPLNALEAPFIFNMQSADFQSLRIQGQVSFQIRYPEKTADVLNYNLAQDGQSYASEDPLKLSDRIVRSVQTLIQAKIQRTSMRDALLMGQTLVSEVTHQLAVHDALATLGIEVLDISISAITPSPETLKALEAEARESILKEADDAIYARRKFSVEQERMLKEAELETDLSIQNKQQQIEEARLENERTLLRESAELEQERLAAKVNEEAKRNELVALSVENQRIQSDADAYAIQAKMKAYRELPVENLKAMALAKMNPEQLMAMAFESLALNAGKIGELNISPDLFSQIVKKGAKHA, encoded by the coding sequence ATGTTTAATATTAATTATTTCAAGGCCAATTCTTCGAGTTTTATTATCAAATCAGTCAATGGCAAAGTGATTAAGCAAGGTAAGGGGCTCAGTTTTTGGTATAACTCTGCGACAACATCCATTTCTGTATTACCACTGAATGCACTTGAAGCGCCATTTATTTTTAATATGCAATCTGCTGATTTTCAAAGTTTACGGATTCAGGGGCAGGTTTCATTTCAAATTAGGTATCCTGAAAAAACGGCGGATGTGCTCAACTATAATCTTGCTCAAGATGGTCAGTCTTATGCCTCTGAAGATCCTCTAAAGCTCAGTGATAGAATCGTTCGTAGTGTACAAACGCTCATCCAAGCCAAAATTCAACGCACTTCAATGCGTGATGCATTGTTGATGGGGCAAACATTAGTTTCTGAAGTAACTCATCAGTTGGCTGTCCATGATGCATTGGCAACATTAGGAATCGAGGTTCTGGATATTTCGATAAGCGCAATTACCCCTTCACCAGAGACTTTAAAAGCGCTTGAAGCAGAGGCTAGAGAGTCAATTCTTAAAGAAGCCGACGATGCTATTTACGCTAGACGTAAATTTTCTGTTGAACAAGAACGCATGCTGAAAGAGGCTGAACTTGAAACAGACTTGTCTATTCAAAACAAGCAGCAACAAATTGAAGAGGCGCGCTTAGAAAATGAACGTACTCTATTGCGTGAAAGCGCTGAACTCGAACAAGAAAGATTGGCTGCCAAAGTTAATGAAGAAGCTAAACGCAATGAGCTGGTGGCTTTAAGCGTTGAAAATCAACGCATTCAATCCGATGCCGATGCGTATGCTATCCAAGCAAAAATGAAGGCTTATCGAGAACTCCCCGTGGAAAACTTAAAAGCAATGGCGTTGGCAAAAATGAATCCAGAGCAATTAATGGCAATGGCATTCGAGTCATTAGCGTTAAATGCGGGAAAAATTGGTGAGTTAAATATTTCGCCTGATCTATTTAGCCAAATAGTTAAAAAGGGCGCTAAACATGCATAG
- a CDS encoding sugar kinase, producing MHRLDDVRFVLIMRKTRMQELIERFNTWSQAKFYLEHNHVEVNDYLEEHNRYLKQLTEAEAILRSLGRFQLLERSLLPSYQFSHRDIVIVIGQDGLVANALKYLNGQPVIAVNPDPTRWDGKLLPFEISQLRETVLKTLKEKMPSKSITFAQATTNDGQTLLAVNDLFIGPKSHTSARYKLNWNGQQEFQSSSGIIVSTGLGSTGWFQSILAGALAVMGETSHPLSQGFSWEESKLQFSVREPFPSKTTGVKLVFGAIDSHSPLQLESLMPENGIIFSDGIEDDYLHFNSGCIASIGIAKVKGQLIG from the coding sequence ATGCATAGATTAGATGATGTTCGCTTTGTTTTGATTATGCGCAAAACGCGTATGCAGGAGTTGATTGAACGTTTTAATACATGGTCACAAGCCAAGTTTTATTTAGAACACAATCATGTTGAGGTCAATGATTATCTGGAAGAGCATAATCGGTATCTGAAGCAATTAACTGAGGCTGAAGCGATTCTTAGGTCATTGGGGCGATTCCAACTATTAGAACGCTCATTGCTGCCAAGCTATCAGTTTTCTCATCGTGATATTGTGATTGTCATAGGGCAGGATGGATTGGTTGCAAATGCATTGAAATATTTAAATGGTCAGCCTGTCATTGCAGTAAATCCAGACCCTACTCGCTGGGATGGTAAGTTATTGCCCTTTGAGATTAGTCAGCTTCGAGAAACCGTTTTAAAGACATTAAAAGAAAAGATGCCGAGTAAATCAATTACGTTTGCGCAGGCGACAACCAACGATGGACAGACATTATTAGCCGTGAATGATCTTTTTATTGGTCCTAAGAGTCACACATCTGCTCGTTATAAACTTAACTGGAATGGTCAGCAGGAATTTCAATCTTCATCTGGCATCATTGTTTCCACAGGCTTAGGTTCAACCGGGTGGTTCCAGTCTATTTTAGCGGGCGCTTTAGCTGTGATGGGGGAGACCTCTCATCCTTTATCTCAAGGATTTTCTTGGGAGGAAAGTAAATTGCAATTTAGTGTTAGGGAGCCTTTTCCGAGCAAAACTACAGGGGTTAAATTGGTTTTCGGTGCCATTGATAGCCATTCACCTCTTCAGCTGGAATCACTTATGCCAGAAAATGGCATCATTTTTTCAGATGGGATTGAGGACGATTATTTGCATTTCAACTCGGGCTGCATTGCCTCTATTGGTATTGCAAAGGTAAAAGGGCAATTGATTGGTTAA